The genomic stretch TTCATATGGCCGGGCATGCGGCCCGCGACCGGGTGAATCGCGTACTTCACCTCGACGCCTTCCTTCTTCAGCGTGTCGGCCATTTCGCGCAGCGCATGCTGGGCCTGCGCCACCGCCATGCCGTAACCGGGCACGATGATGACCTTGGAGGCGTTCTTCATGATGAAGGCGGCGTCGTCGGCGGAGCCGAGCTTCGCCGGCTTCTGTTCGCCGCCACCGCCGCCGGCTGCCGCCGTCTCGCCGCCGAAGCCACCGAGGATGACCGAGATGAAGGAACGGTTCATCGCGTGGCACATGATGTAGGACAGGATCGCGCCGGAGGAGCCGACCAGCGCGCCGGTGATGATCAGCGCCGAATTGCCGAGCGTGAAGCCGATGCCGGCCGCGGCCCAGCCGGAATAGGAGTTCAGCATCGAGATCACGACCGGCATGTCGGCGCCGCCGATCGGGATGATCATGAGCACGCCGAGCGCCAGCGCGATGATCGTGATCAGCCAGAAGTCGAGCGCGCTGCCGGAGAGCACGAGGCCGACGATGAAGAACACCAGGGCCAGGGCCAGGGCGATGTTGATGATGTGGCGTCCGGGCAGGATGATCGGCGCGCCGCTCATGCGGGCCGACAGTTTCAGGAACGCGATCACCGAGCCGGTGAAGGTCAGCGCGCCGATGGCGACGCCGAGCGACATTTCGACCAGGCTCTGCGCATGAATGTTGCCGGGGGTGCCGATGTCGAAGGCTTCCGGAGCATAGAAGGCACCGGCGGCGACCAGCACCGCGGCCATGCCAACCAGCGAATGGAACGCGGCGACGAGTTCCGGCATCGAGGTCATCGGCACCCGGCGCGCAATCACCGCACCGATGCTGCCGCCGATCGCAATGCCGAGCACGACCAACAGCCAGGCGAGACCGTCCGCCGGCGGATGGCTGGCCAGCGTGGTCGCGATCGCGATCACCATGCCGATCATGCCGAAGAAATTGCCCTGCCGGGATGAGGCCGGACTGGACAGCCCGCGCAGCGACAGGATGAACAACACACCCGCCACGAGATACAAAACTGCAGCCAGATTGGCGTTCATCTCAGGTCCCCCTTTATCTTCGTCACCCCGAGGTGCACGCCGCTCACTTGGCCTTCTTCTTGTACATCGCCAGCATGCGCTGGGTGACAAGGAAGCCGCCGAAGATATTCACGCTGGCGAAGATCAGGGCGATGAAGCCAAAGCCGCGCGCCCAGCCGCTGCCGCCACTGACCATGCCGACACCGCCCGCGAGCAGCGCGCCGACCACGATCACCGAAGAGATCGCATTCGTCACCGACATCAGCGGGGTATGCAGCGCAGGGGTCACCGACCACACCACGAAATAGCCGACGAACACGGCGAGGACGAAAATCGACAGCCGGAACGTAAAGGGATCAACGACTTGGGCTACATGCTCCATGGCTCTCTCCTTATGCTTTCGGCTGGAAGTTCGGATGGATGACGGCGCCGTCCTTGGTCAGCGCGGTGGCTTTCACCAGTTCGTCCTCCCAGTTCACCGCGAGCGACTTGCTGGGCTTGTCGATCAGGGTCTCGATGAATGAAAACAGGTTGCGGGCGTACAGGCTCGACGCCGATGCCGCGACGCGGCCGGCGACATTGGTGTAGCCAACGATCTTGACGCCGTCGGCGTCGACGATCTCGCCGGGCTTGGCGCCCTCGACATTGCCGCCGCGCTCGACCGCGAGATCGACCAGCACCGAACCCGGCTTCATCGACTTGACCATCTCGCTGCTGACGAGTTTCGGCGCCGGGCGCCCCGGGATCAGCGCCGTCGTGATCACGATGTCCTGCTTCTTGAGATGTTCGGCGGTGAGCGCGGCCTGCTTGGCCTGGTACTCTTTCGACATTTCCTTGGCGTAGCCGCCGGCGGTCTGGGCGTTCTTGAACTCTTCGTCCTCGACCGCGAGGAATTTGGCGCCGAGACTTTCGACCTGCTCTTTCGTCGCGGGCCGCACGTCAGTCGCGGTGACGACGGCGCCGAGCCGCCGCGCGGTCGCGATCGCCTGCAGGCCGGCAACGCCGACGCCCATCACGAACACTTTGGCGGCCGGAATGGTGCCGGCCGCGGTCATCATCATCGGGAAGGCGCGGCCGAAAGCTTCGGCCGCCTCGATCACCGCGCGATAGCCGGCCAGATTCGCCTGGCTGGACAGCACATCCATCACCTGGGCGCGGGTGATGCGCGGCATCAATTCCATCGCGAACGCCGAGACGCCGGCATCCGCGATGGTTTTCAGCGCGGCCTCATTGCCGTAGGGATCCATGATGGCGATCACCAGCGCGCCGCGCTTGTACTGGGCAAGCTCGGAGGCTTCCGGCCGCTTCACCTTGATGATGATGTCGGCATCCTTCAACGCGTCCGCGCTGACGGTAGCGCCGGCCGCGGTGAATTCCGAATCCGGCAGGCCCGACTTGATCCCCGCGCCAGGCTCGACCGCGATATCGACGCCCAACGCCTTGAACTTCTTGATGGTGTCGGGGGAAGCGGCGACCCGCGGCTCGGATGGATCGATTTCCTTGGCAACGGCAATCTTCATGGGGCCTCCGGCGGCGCGAGGGGCGCGCGCACAATCAAACTAGCGTTATTTTCGCCAGCTTGGATACCGGTTTCGCAACCGGATGAGATGCAATTTTTCGGATCGCCGCCGGATCCGGCGGCGCAGCCGGCGATGGATCAAGTGAGAAAGAAGCCCATCAGGGCGACGATGATGACGACGGCGGCAGTGCCGTATTTCACCAGCATGATGAAACCTTCATAGGTCTGCTCATGGGCCGGATAATCGTTGCCATCCGCGGTCGTGTAGGCCACTTCGTTATGGTCAGCCATCGGTATCCCCAGTCAAAGTTCGAAATCTGGCGTCGAAATACCGCAAAGTGGTTGGGAGGGCAACGCCGGACGAACCTCTAATGGCCACTTATCGGGTCATTCGGAAGGCCAATTATCCCTGATCCAGCGGGTTAGGCTCGCCTCGCTCACTTCGCCGGCGGCAAGGGAAAGAATCATAGCCGCCGCCTCCGCTTCAGGCACGATAAAATCAACGCCGTTCACGCCCAGGAAGGTGTACAGCGCCAGCAGCGAGGTGCGCTTATTGCCGTCTACAAACGGATGATTGCGCGCGATCCCAAAGGCGTAGGCCGCCGCCAGTTCGGGCAGGTCAGCCTGCTCATAGGACCACCTGTTTTTCGGCCGATCGAGAGCAGATTCGAGCATGCCCTCGTCTCGCAAACCGCTTGCGCCACCGTGGATCGTGAGTTGCTCATCGTGGATCGCAACAATCATTTGGCGGGTGAGCCAAAACGGCTCGGTCATTTGGCAAGCTCGGCCAAGGCATTGTGGTAACGCTTCATGCCACGCCGCGCGACTTCCATCGCCTTCTCAAAATCCGGATCGTGGGGAGTTAGTCGAACTCCACCGTCGGGCGTAAGTGTCGCATAAAGCGTATCGCCAACGCTGACATTCATTCGAGCCATTACATCCTTCGAGAGGATAATCCCCGAAGAATTGCCAATCTTCTTGATCTCGACTGTTCCGATTAATTGGCCACGGGTATCAGGCGCAATTTTCGATCGTTCGCTCATGGCCGAATCTCCGTTATACGGAATGTATAACGGAATTTACCTCTCCGTTCAACAGATGTTTTACGTGGGAACCCTCAGCCCATCGTCTCCAGTTCGTCGATCATGCCCGAGATCACCGACAGCCCGCCGTCCCAGAATTTGGGGTCCTTGGCATCGAGCCCGAACGGTTTGAGCAGTTCGGAATAATGCTTGGTGCCGCCGGCGGCGAGCATCGCCAGATAGCGCTCGGCAAAGCCGTCGGAGGCGTTCTCGTAGACCGCGTAGAGCGAGTTCACCAGGCAATCGCCGAACGCATAGGCGTAGACGTAGAACGGCGAATGAATGAAGTGCGGGATGTACATCCAGAAATTCTCGTAGCCGGGACGGATGTCGATCGCAGGGCCGAGGCTCTCGCCCTGCACGCTGAGCCAGATCTGGCCGATCCGCTCGGCGGTCAATTCGCCGTTCTTTCGCTCGGTATGAATCGCGCGCTCGAACGAATAGAACGCGATCTGCCGCACCACGGTGTTGATCATGTCCTCGACCTTGCCGGCGAGCAGCGCCTGCCGCTGCTTTGAGTTCTTGGTCTCTCCCAGCAGCCGCTTGAAGGTCAGCATTTCGCCGAACACGCTGGCGGTCTCCGCCAAGGTCAGCGGCGTCGGCGCCATCAGCGCTCCGTTTTTGGCCGCCAGCACCTGATGCACGCCGTGGCCGAGTTCATGCGCCAGCGTCATCACGTCGCGCGGCTTGCCCTGA from Bradyrhizobium sp. Ash2021 encodes the following:
- a CDS encoding NAD(P)(+) transhydrogenase (Re/Si-specific) subunit beta; its protein translation is MNANLAAVLYLVAGVLFILSLRGLSSPASSRQGNFFGMIGMVIAIATTLASHPPADGLAWLLVVLGIAIGGSIGAVIARRVPMTSMPELVAAFHSLVGMAAVLVAAGAFYAPEAFDIGTPGNIHAQSLVEMSLGVAIGALTFTGSVIAFLKLSARMSGAPIILPGRHIINIALALALVFFIVGLVLSGSALDFWLITIIALALGVLMIIPIGGADMPVVISMLNSYSGWAAAGIGFTLGNSALIITGALVGSSGAILSYIMCHAMNRSFISVILGGFGGETAAAGGGGGEQKPAKLGSADDAAFIMKNASKVIIVPGYGMAVAQAQHALREMADTLKKEGVEVKYAIHPVAGRMPGHMNVLLAEANVPYDEVFELEDINSEFAQADIAFVIGANDVTNPAAEDDKTSPIYGMPVLQVWKAGTVMFIKRSLASGYAGIDNPLFYRDNTMMLLGDAKKVTENIVKAM
- a CDS encoding aa3-type cytochrome c oxidase subunit IV, which gives rise to MADHNEVAYTTADGNDYPAHEQTYEGFIMLVKYGTAAVVIIVALMGFFLT
- a CDS encoding Re/Si-specific NAD(P)(+) transhydrogenase subunit alpha; amino-acid sequence: MKIAVAKEIDPSEPRVAASPDTIKKFKALGVDIAVEPGAGIKSGLPDSEFTAAGATVSADALKDADIIIKVKRPEASELAQYKRGALVIAIMDPYGNEAALKTIADAGVSAFAMELMPRITRAQVMDVLSSQANLAGYRAVIEAAEAFGRAFPMMMTAAGTIPAAKVFVMGVGVAGLQAIATARRLGAVVTATDVRPATKEQVESLGAKFLAVEDEEFKNAQTAGGYAKEMSKEYQAKQAALTAEHLKKQDIVITTALIPGRPAPKLVSSEMVKSMKPGSVLVDLAVERGGNVEGAKPGEIVDADGVKIVGYTNVAGRVAASASSLYARNLFSFIETLIDKPSKSLAVNWEDELVKATALTKDGAVIHPNFQPKA
- a CDS encoding type II toxin-antitoxin system death-on-curing family toxin encodes the protein MTEPFWLTRQMIVAIHDEQLTIHGGASGLRDEGMLESALDRPKNRWSYEQADLPELAAAYAFGIARNHPFVDGNKRTSLLALYTFLGVNGVDFIVPEAEAAAMILSLAAGEVSEASLTRWIRDNWPSE
- a CDS encoding proton-translocating transhydrogenase family protein; this translates as MEHVAQVVDPFTFRLSIFVLAVFVGYFVVWSVTPALHTPLMSVTNAISSVIVVGALLAGGVGMVSGGSGWARGFGFIALIFASVNIFGGFLVTQRMLAMYKKKAK
- a CDS encoding AbrB family transcriptional regulator, translated to MSERSKIAPDTRGQLIGTVEIKKIGNSSGIILSKDVMARMNVSVGDTLYATLTPDGGVRLTPHDPDFEKAMEVARRGMKRYHNALAELAK